The proteins below are encoded in one region of Anopheles stephensi strain Indian unplaced genomic scaffold, UCI_ANSTEP_V1.0 ucontig90, whole genome shotgun sequence:
- the LOC118517269 gene encoding uncharacterized protein LOC118517269, producing MSLKANYYDKPEGDDLFGKMIATNKYALAGGLGWSTVEVMMVSKPKGYLPTIARYVYFTGPFVGMASAFTVGAYAANKLRGRDDGWNYVAGAFAAGGVYGAWKRNVVGGLVAGLIFSVAGALKKQSVDEGWEFFPEVKQHAISAVNPNRYDFTLTQERERGWTSGK from the coding sequence ATGAGCTTAAAGGCCAATTACTACGACAAGCCGGAGGGGGATGACCTCTTCGGCAAGATGATCGCCACGAACAAGTACGCACTGGCCGGTGGTCTCGGATGGTCCACGGTCGAGGTGATGATGGTATCGAAACCGAAGGGCTACCTGCCCACCATTGCCCGATACGTGTATTTCACCGGCCCGTTCGTCGGTATGGCATCGGCCTTCACTGTCGGAGCGTACGCTGCCAACAAGCTGCGCGGCCGGGATGATGGCTGGAACTATGTTGCCGGTGCGTTTGCGGCTGGCGGTGTGTATGGTGCCTGGAAGCGAAACGTTGTCGGCGGACTGGTAGCCGGTTTGATCTTTAGCGTGGCCGGTGCCCTCAAGAAGCAGTCGGTCGATGAAGGTTGGGAATTTTTCCCCGAGGTCAAGCAGCACGCCATCAGTGCGGTCAATCCGAACCGTTACGATTTCACGCTGACGCAGGAACGTGAACGAGGATGGACGAGCGGCAAGTGA
- the LOC118517270 gene encoding oxidoreductase-like domain-containing protein 1 has protein sequence MMNCVILNAIRNAQAGRSAAAYRFCSSTTGSDATVNKDTSIPELPPEPTTCCMSGCQNCVWIQYAADLTKMLDDGGEKAREIVLQKISDPSLKMFLKLELQNIQSTKPEDPT, from the exons ATGATGAATTGCGTGATATTAAATGCAATCCGCAACGCTCAGGCAGGAAGAAGTGCAGCTGCCTACCGCTTTTGCTCCAGCACAACTGGATCCGATGCAACGGTGAACAAGGACACCAGCATACCTGAG CTTCCACCCGAACCCACCACATGCTGTATGTCCGGGTGCCAGAATTGTGTATGGATTCAGTACGCTGCAGATCTAACCAAAATGCTCGACGATGGCGGCGAAAAGGCTCGCGAAATTGTGCTGCAAAAAATCTCCGATCCTAGCTTAAAAATGTTTCTAAAACTGGAGCTACAAAACATACAATCGACGAAGCCGGAAGACCCTACGTGA
- the LOC118517267 gene encoding 23 kDa integral membrane protein-like isoform X2 yields MALNCGHSTIKYLLFIFNLLCSLCGIALIVIGAVSLVKLEELREISDEYNIVAPSILLIVFGSIVFVISFFGCCGAIRESYCMTSTYSFFLILLVIAQIVIAVLVFVFVGDVTTALKKGFERVFENRDNPVNTDLINSIQQNLECCGKRSFLDYGVNFPQSCCSTGGNAPLCVPFASGCLSRISEFLDSAGNIVAWVSLGVAAIELVGLISACCLANAIRNQQRRYS; encoded by the exons ATGGCTCTCAACTGTGGACATTCGACGATAAAGTATCTGCTTTTCATCTTTAACCTGCTGTGCTCG CTGTGCGGCATTGCACTGATCGTGATCGGTGCCGTTTCGCTGGTAAAACTAGAGGAACTGCGTGAAATTAGCGATGAGTACAACATCGTCGCCCCGTCCATCCTGCTGATCGTGTTCGGTTCGATCGTGTTTGTCATCTCGTTCTTCGGCTGCTGCGGTGCTATTCGCGAATCGTACTGCATGACCTCGACC TATAGCTTCTTCCTGATTCTGCTCGTGATCGCCCAGATTGTGATCGCTGTGCTGGTGTTTGTGTTCGTCGGTGATGTGACTACCGCCCTCAAGAAGGGCTTCGAGCGCGTGTTCGAAAACCGTGACAACCCGGTCAATACCGATCTGATCAACTCGATCCAGCAGAAC ctggagtGCTGTGGCAAGCGTAGCTTCCTGGACTATGGCGTTAACTTCCCGCAATCGTGCTGCAGCACCGGTGGAAATGCTCCGCTCTGTGTACCGTTCGCTAGCGGCTGTTTGAGCCGAATCTCCGAGTTCCTGGACAGTGCCGGTAACATTGTCGCCTGGGTGTCGCTCGGTGTTGCCGCCATCGAGCTGGTCGGTCTCATCTCGGCCTGCTGCCTGGCCAACGCCATCCGCAACCAGCAGAGAAG ATACAGCTAA
- the LOC118517267 gene encoding 23 kDa integral membrane protein-like isoform X1, translating into MALNCGHSTIKYLLFIFNLLCSLCGIALIVIGAVSLVKLEELREISDEYNIVAPSILLIVFGSIVFVISFFGCCGAIRESYCMTSTYSFFLILLVIAQIVIAVLVFVFVGDVTTALKKGFERVFENRDNPVNTDLINSIQQNLECCGKRSFLDYGVNFPQSCCSTGGNAPLCVPFASGCLSRISEFLDSAGNIVAWVSLGVAAIELVGLISACCLANAIRNQQRRSGY; encoded by the exons ATGGCTCTCAACTGTGGACATTCGACGATAAAGTATCTGCTTTTCATCTTTAACCTGCTGTGCTCG CTGTGCGGCATTGCACTGATCGTGATCGGTGCCGTTTCGCTGGTAAAACTAGAGGAACTGCGTGAAATTAGCGATGAGTACAACATCGTCGCCCCGTCCATCCTGCTGATCGTGTTCGGTTCGATCGTGTTTGTCATCTCGTTCTTCGGCTGCTGCGGTGCTATTCGCGAATCGTACTGCATGACCTCGACC TATAGCTTCTTCCTGATTCTGCTCGTGATCGCCCAGATTGTGATCGCTGTGCTGGTGTTTGTGTTCGTCGGTGATGTGACTACCGCCCTCAAGAAGGGCTTCGAGCGCGTGTTCGAAAACCGTGACAACCCGGTCAATACCGATCTGATCAACTCGATCCAGCAGAAC ctggagtGCTGTGGCAAGCGTAGCTTCCTGGACTATGGCGTTAACTTCCCGCAATCGTGCTGCAGCACCGGTGGAAATGCTCCGCTCTGTGTACCGTTCGCTAGCGGCTGTTTGAGCCGAATCTCCGAGTTCCTGGACAGTGCCGGTAACATTGTCGCCTGGGTGTCGCTCGGTGTTGCCGCCATCGAGCTGGTCGGTCTCATCTCGGCCTGCTGCCTGGCCAACGCCATCCGCAACCAGCAGAGAAGGTCTGGATATTAG